A segment of the Aureliella helgolandensis genome:
AGGGGCTGGCTGCATGAGCTCCAGTGTTGGGATCGATCACGACGAATTGCCCATTGTCCAGACCGACAGCAAAATTGTCGCCGACTGCCACAGCACCGCTGCTGGGTGCACCGCTGCCAAAATTGGCGGAGAAGAGCTTCAATTTAGTGCCAGCGGGCGAATAGAGTGCCAGCTGCCCCGGCTTTGAGCGGTTGAACAAGATGGTCCTGCCGTCGGACAACACCACCGGTGCCGAAAAATCTAGCGACGGCTTGCCATCGCCTGGATTCGTGTCGGGCGAATTCACCAGACGCTGCCCATCAAACGCATAGTAAGCCCCTTCCGAATTCACGATATCAAACTTCCCTGGGGCGGGTGCCGCAATGAGGGTCACCGGAACGCCCAGATCATTCTCCCACACCGGTTCGCCGGTATTGGCCTGCACCGCCGAAACCCGCACTCCGCGGTTTCCTCGCAAGCGTCGCGTGTGCACGATAATGTCGTCGAATTTCTGGGGCGGCCCCGTAAAGGTATCGCCGTCATTCTTAATCCATGCACGCTTGAGTTTCTGCAGAGCGGGCTGCAATTCAAAACCTGTAAAGCGTGAATCGGCAACCCAAATCTTATTGCTGTCGGTGAGGAGCCAAGAGGATTGCGGACGGTAGTTGCTTTTGGGAACACTCGCCAGCGAACTGACCTTCTGGGTCTTAGCAGAGGGTTCAATATCGAGGACGATGCACTCTCCCAAGTCGGACAGGACGACGAGGCGACGTCCATCGATCTGAGGAGCAACGACAATATTCCCGCTCACGGCAAATGGTGTTTGACTCTCTTTTACGATAAGCCCGGCGTCATCCAGTTCAAACACGCGTACCTGTGCTGAATCGCTGCCACCATTTTCAAATACAAACAGTTGTCCCAGCAGAACAACTGGCGGCACGACAATAGCCCCGGCCTGGTTGTCTAAGTAGTAAACCTGCTGACAACTTCCATCTTTGCGGGAGATGACATACAGATTGCTGTGTTCTGCGGGCAAGTACAAATTAGATTTGCCGCGCGCTACTCCCGGAGAAGCTGGGACGCCTTGAGGTAGTTTGATCGCCCACTTCGTCTGCCCCCCGACACTATCTAGACTCAAGAGTGAACCGTCGTATGTTGCGACAAATAGATCCTCATCCTCCACCACGGGCACATGCACCGGATGCCCAAGTTCAGCCGACCACACAATCTCGCCCGATTTCCCCTCCAACCGAGAGACGAGTCCCTGCTCAGGGTCGCAGAGCATCACGTCGCTTTCTTTACTTGGACTAAGCCGGACGGGATCGCTTTTGAAATCGCTTCCCACAAACTTACGCCACCGCACTTCGCCAGTTTCACCATCGAGCGCATAGACGGAGCCTTTAACCTTCACGTACACGATCCGACCGGCAAGCTCGGCGGCTGGACCACCACTTCGATTGGCCAGCACGATCCGGCCGCCGCTTTCGGGTTCAATTCCAGCTGTCGACAGCTTGGGATTCAATGAACTCGTGGTCACCAATGATTGCTGAATTTCCGATGCCTTCTGAACGCGTTCCATCAGCCCTGCATTGGTTAGGAGCAGGGGGTAGGTCCGAGTCAATTCCTTCCTCAGTTGGTAGGCGCCCAGTACATCCTTGGCAGCTAGTTTTTCATCGATAGCTTGCAGCGCACTGGCGAGTTCCTCATCGCGATTGATCTCTCGCAGAATGCGTTTGCGGTCTTCGTGGATGCGCAACAAAGTCGGTGCTTGCTGATCTCGTTGAGCGTTGCCGACGAATAGAGGATTTTCGATCATCTCCAACAGCTTGCCCATCTGGTCCATCAGATCCTTTCGAGCCGCAGTCTCTTCGGTTCGATCGGCCCGTTCATTGAACTTGGTGGCTAGTCCCACTAGCGAGCCAGCCAGATCCGATTGCTGATCGCGCATGGCGGGTTCATTGGCAACTTGCGGCAAAACGGCCTGAGCCGTCGTGAGGCCGATGACGGGATCGGGGGCCCCTTCCGCATCTTTACGCACCGCGGCTAGCGCGGCCCGCACGCGCGCATACGAGACATTTTCGTTCGTCGTGAAAACGTCTGCAAATTCCTGATACATCTTGGCTGCCTGGTCGTACGAACGCTGTTCGTAAGCGTCGTCAGCTCGCTGCAGGTTCTTCTCGGCGTTGCCTCTCCAAAAATGCCGCACCAGAAAGAAGCCAGCCACGCAAACGAGTGCGAGTGCCAGTCCAACTCCCAGGACGCGAAAGGAATCATACGGATTCGCAGCAGAGGCGGCAGGTCGTTTTACAACAGCCTTGCTACGCGGGGGCGTACTCTTCCGATCGGCATGAGCGGACTTGCTTTTCTTGGGGGTGGACACCTCAACCGCTTCCACCACTTCAACGACCTCGACGGCATCCACCAGCCCAACAGGATCGGCAACTTCCTGCCCATCGTTCACCTCTTCGACATCGCCAGCGGCAACATCAATCGGTTCATCTTCGTCGTCCACAAACACCGCTGCCACATTGGAGGCAGCCGACGCATCGGGCTGCTCATTGTCCGCAGGAGCGAACCCCAACTCCTCATCGACCGATTCCGACGCTTCGCTAGATTCGGCATCTTGTGCTCCATTATCACGGATTTGCGTGACTAACTTCGTCGCTTGAAATTTCGTTAAATGCCCGTTGTCGACCAGCAGTTTGGCCAACAACTCAGGAGTCAACTTCGTGCGACTTTCCCTAACCTGCCTGTACAACTCCTCAATGATTTCAGGAGCGAGTAACTGCTGTGAGTCGAGCAATTCTATGAATTGTTGCGCCTGCTTTTGCATCGATACCAACGTCTATTTGAGAGAGATCTGTTTATAAGTTGCTGCTTAGTCAAATTGCTCGACGGTGCTTACTTCAAAGTTTGCAAATTGAGCCTCGCGTCCGGCATCCAAGGCAGCAATCACCGCTCCGTGAATGCAATCTTCATGCGCTTGAATCACCAGCTTGACCGGCTGGCTTCCAGGCGTTCCGCCAGAGTGCGCCTCGTTTAGGGCAACGATCAAATCCTGCTTACTGCCACAAATCCGGTCCCAATCAGGAGTAATAATATTGTAGGCGTTGAATTCATCGACTTGCACCGTTACCAGATCCTGTTGATCTTCTGGATCTGGAGTCACTTGCGTGCTCGGGTCTTCGGCGCGCGGTGGAGGGCGTGGAATGCTCTTTTGTACGCTAAAGGAAGCGGTAATCATAAAGAAGATCAGCAGCAGAAAGGTTACGTCGACCATCGGCGTCATATCCATATCCTCCCCCGCAGGAGGCTTGGGACGAACAAAGTTTGCCGAGTTGGCGGCCAGCGCACGCTCTTCGGCTGCCATGCGATGCTCAATGCTCTCCGCCGACTCAACTTCCTCAACGACCGACGCGGTCGTCGTCTGCTTCATAACCGTAGCGAGTGCAGCCAGCTGACGCTTATGCTCAGCTCGCTCCCGCTGCTCTTCATCGATCTGTGCTTGAGAGGGCAATTGCACCGGCGCACCGCAAGCTGGACAGGCGATCTCGCGTCCCAGCAAACGCGGATTTGCCGCCTTAACAGCCTTACAAGCAGGACATTGAAATCGAAGCGCCATTACCGTTGTTACCCTTAGCCTTGTTCCATAACCGCTATGTTGATCATCTGCCCCTCTTCCATCGACTCTCCGATCGCCTCACTAACGCGTCCTATCTCGCCATGCCGTACCGTCTCCTCGGCGCGAATGATCACATGCTTCTTGCCAGAATCCAATCCCTGCTGAATGTACTCCGCCACTTCCGCGTTCTGCTGTTCAATATCACTTGAAAAGGGTGTGCCATCGGACTTCTGAACCTCAGCCTCATCTCCTGTTCCACGCTTCATAATGACGATCACCGACTCTTTGGGCGACACCAGTGAACCATGCTTGGCAGGCGGCAGGGGGACCGCTTGCTCGGCAGTCATTTTTGAGGAGACCAAGAAGAAAATCAGCAATAAGAAGGTAATATCAATCATGGGAGTGATATCCAACTCATCGTCGCTCGTCGGTGCGCGAGGCTGTAGGAACTCGGTACTTTCGTCCTGTTCATCATCAACATAGGGTTCTAGAGTCGCGTTGGACATTCGATTCCCATAACTAGGATGTAAGACTAATTCGTAGATAAGATGCCGGACCTACGATCCATACCGTTGTCTAGCGATGCGGTGGAAAAAGTAACGGACGCCCCAGGACCGCCAGGCCCTCTCGCCGACCAATGCTTGGTGGAGCAAGGAAGCCTCTCAACCGCCTCCAGAGAGAAACGTCGCCGAAGCTCCTAAAGTCTGGGAACCTAAGCGGATCTCTTTTCTCGACGAGCTAATCCGATGCGAAAGGCTTCCAGGAAACGCGTGACACCCGATCCCACCAATTCTTCCATGTGGCGGATTCGATTGTTCACGGCATTGAGCGCCATCACCAAGGGGATAGCGATGCTCAGCCCGATGGCAGTGGTATAAAGTGCCACATTAATGTCTTTTGCCAATTTCGTGGGCTCAACACTCGCAGCAGACGCCAGCGTCGCAAAGGCGCCAATCATCCCAGTTACCGTACCGAACAAGCCGAGCATCGGAGCGGTCTTCACCACCGTGGTGACCCAGCTAATATTGTTTTCTAATTCAGCCAACACGTCGCGACGAAAGCGTTCGGTTAGCAATTGCTTCACCTTAGCGTAGCCCAGATGGCGGTTCTGGACGCCCAAGCTGACTAACATGGCGACAGCTCGAGGATCCCCCTCGCAGGCCTCTTCGACCGCCTCGAAATTGCCGGCCTGCAAGTCGGCTTCGATAGAATCCAAGAATGCATCCTGCTCTTCCTCCGTCTTGAACCACTTCTGCCCAACTCGCGTCCATACGAGCAAGCAACAGTAGGCGCCAAACAGAGCAACGGCAGCCAACGCACAATAGTCAGCGAGTCCAATCCAATCGTAGACAGTCTGCGGCATCGAGGCATATCCCTATGGGGCTGATTGATAATCTTCTTAGAAAAGCTTCGTGCGCCTTCAACGAAAAGTCCCAAGTCAAGCATGGCGCAAGCGGCTTGATTCGGTTCGTAACCTGCCGCATAACGGCTTTGTTAATCTCTTTACCCTCAGAACACTTAACGCTCAAACCACCCCCAAACGCTCTCCGCAACAGGTACCACCCCTGCCTTGCTTACGCGGCAGGCTGCGATCTCCACGAATCGCACAGCTTCGAGCAAGGTGTGGTGCCGAAATCCAATGAGGTGTCTTAGCGTACAAACCGCAAGGGCCGAATTTCCATAATAACCTCGCTGCCTTACTAGCGGGACTCTGAGCACTCGGAATTGCGGATGATTTCCAGCAAACCCTTCCCTTGCCCGTGCGATTCTATTCTTTGGGAGTCCGATAGCGTTGCTCGATCACGACGAACTCGTAGCCACCGCCGGCGGCAGGTCGTGATTCAAAAATAGTCTTGGCCACCTGCTTAATGGTGGTCTTCCCCTTGTCGAGAAAGTAGCGTTTCTCCGCCTGCTCCAATGCTCCCTCTAGCGATTTGGGAATGAACTTGAGAATCTGCCGACCTTGAGTGCGCACCCCCGCCGTCTCTAACAATTGGCGATCAAAATCTTTCAGTGGGTTTTCTTGGCGCCACATAAAATAGAGGCGTCCAGTCTTATTTTCGTCGGCGCTACTGCCAGAGCGACTTTGCGGAGAACCGGTGAATCGCGAGGCGTAATCCACCGTCTTGACCCCGCCGCCAATCGAGGCGAGTTCGATCTGGTAGAAGTCGAGCTGCTGAGCGTACGGAGCCTTGCCCTTCGCTAAGAACTTGAGATCCCAGCGTTCAAACCGCGGCACGATATCATCCCCTTCCCCCAGTGGGCCCGGCGGGCGGCTGTCACCACGCCCCGAACCGCTACTATCGCTCGCCGAGTCCGAATCGACGGCGTCGAGCGAGGCTGCTACGCTAGTAGCCGCCTCGGTAACCGCCTCCAGCGACTCTTGCAACGTCGGCTCTACCAGCTCTTCGACCTCCTCGGCTCCGGGAGGTTCAATATCCCGCTCAAATCCTTCAGCATGGTCTCCTCGACCCGCAATCCGCTCCTCTTCAATGATCAGCTCACCGGGGCTCCACGTAAAGGTTTGAGTCAACCACACCAGGAGCAGTAGAAAAACGAGCATCCCGAGGACGACCAAGCCTGCCATCAGCAAGCTCGCGACCATATCGACCCGTTGGGTGCGCAGGCCCGTTCCGCCGCGCACTTCACGACTGGGCACCGGCTTCTTCGACTTCCCCTCGTCAACAACACTACTCATGTTCTGCCCACTACCGGTCAATAAAAATATAGTCTGGCCGCAACCCTAGGTACCAATTCTTCCAGTATGTCTCCGCTGCATCACGCTGCTCGGGAGTCGGCTCACTCCCCAGCTTGCCAGCGGTCAATTTGCGACTCAACAAACGCAAACTCTCCTCTGCGATCATCGGTACATAGGGATCTGGATCCGACAACGCGAAAATCAACTCGGGCGCTTGATCCAAGTCGTCACTTCGCCCCAGCAGCTTGGCAGCTACACGGCGGGCACTCGCATCACGGCTCACCAGCAAGCGAGATAATCGGGCCACTTGCTCCTTACGCTGCTTGGCATCCGCCGCCAACTGTAGATCCTTGGGGAGCAAACCAACTTCCACCCCAGCCGCTGCCTCTCCTTCTAACATTTCCAAGAGATTCTGCACACTCGTCTCGGAATCGCTTACGATCCGCTCCCCCACCATCTTGATGGTACTCACGTCATCCGGCAATCGATAACCACCAAAGGTCACGCCCTCGTCAAGCTGACCGATGGCCTTTTGCGTACTGCGGATGAGAAACAAGATCGCAAAGGCGGTCTCGGTGCGCGATGACGTGAACTGCATTGCCCCACCGGCACTCCCCCACGATCCATCCTCCCCCTGCATCCGAAGCATGTCTTCCACGCCCGAGTTGTACCAGTCAGGGCTCTTGTTCTGCTTGTTCTCAACGATCTCCCAAAAGCTTTCATAGCGTTCTTGGGAATAACGCCAGTAGAAAAACCAGGGCCCCGAGTGAGGCACGGTCGCTTGATAGCGTCGCGCGGCGGTCACCACCCCCTCGATATCGCCTTTGCTCAGCGAGACTTCTCGCCGCTCTTTCCGAATTTTTTCAATGAGATCCACGCGCACGAATGCCGCCGGGATCCCCTCGGTGGGCAAGTTCCCCATCTGCCGCTTGCCATAAAATCCGAGCAAGTCCGCACCGATGATCAAGGCGCCGATCCCGGCCGTCGAAAGCGATTTGGTTACCCCTTCTTGCTTCACCACGCGCCCGTTGCCGAGAACCCCTTGGTAGCCCCAGCCGCCGGAGGGATCCACCGTGGACCGCAGATAGTTAATTGTGTCCTCCACCATTTGTACGGGAACCTCCATGCCGACCTGCTGCATCGTCCACAGCGCCAGCACGACGTACTGGACCTGAGAGGTGTCGCCGGTGGGTTTCCCAAGATAGCCAAAACCACCGTGCGGCTTCTGAACCTGAGCAAACCAGTTAAGTACCGTATCCAATTGCGGCCGGTACTTCGATGCATCTACGCTGGCTAGTAGAATCGCCGCGACAGATGCCTCGTAGACGATCTTGGATTCCCCACGTTCTCGGTACCCCGGCAGGGACCTCACAATTTCCAGGGCTGCAGCAACTCCGTCCTGCACCACGGCCAGCCCCGCATCACCGGTTGCTTTGTAGACGGCATAGCCGGCAATCAATCGAATACCAACCTGGGTATCGTGTACGCCGGGAGTCACCTCCCCCGAAACGAGATAGGCCACGCCACGATCGACCATCGCCTTCACCTTGGGGTGCTCTGGAGAATACTGCGCACGAACGGCTGCGGACTGGATACAGAACAGGGCGGTTAGCAGACAGGCCCAAGACTTCCGATTGAACATTTACCCCAGACTCCAATACAGACCAATCTCCTCGGGCAACTCCAACCTTCCAAGATCGAACTGCCGGGCAGGAACGCAGGCCCCCCCAAGTAAATAAGGCACCTGTGCCCGTCCGCCAGTATAATAGGCTCACCAGCCCTTGTCCCGCTAAAGGCAAGACTCTCAAGCCAAACAATCGCAAAACCCAGACTCGATCACGGCCGGTCCTTAACAATAACAATGCCGTCATCCGCCATAGGCGATAGGAACCCGGAGTCCAGGAACGTCCTGGCACGCTGGCGCGTCCAGGGACTTAGGTAGGCTCCCCCATCCTTAGTCCGAATTATACGCATCATGCAAATCACCTGGACAACCCGAGCAACCGCAGCCGAGGAGAGCAATTTCGATTTCCGCAGACGGGAATTCGGCATGTGTAGTTGACAGAGTGACCGATGAGAAATAGCATTCTTGCATCGTCAGCAAGGGGCCGCTTTGGCGGCACCCCTGCCAGATGAGGTTGGCCAGGTAGCTCAGTTGGTAGAGCAACGGATTGAAAATCCGTGTGTCGCCGGTTCGATCCCGGCCCTGGCCACTTGCCTTTTTATCAAGCGATTCGTTGACCAAACGTAACCTCAGAGCCTTCTGAGAGCGCTGCTTTTTAACTTCCGAATTTCGGTAATTACCGGATTTGGCATTTGAAAGGAGCGTTACCATGCGAACGAACCCGCCTTCTTACCGCAAGCACAAAGCCAGTGGCAAAGCCGTCGTCACCCTCAACGGACGCGACCACTATCTAGGAAAACACGGCTCCGCAGACAGCAAGCGAGCCTACGCCCGCCTAATCGCAGAGTGGGCAGCCTGCCAAGAATCCCCAACCTTTGGAATTCAGTCGCACGAAGTCACCGTCAAGCAACTGATCGCTTCCAGCCTTTCCTACCTCCGCAAACGCCACGGTAAAGGCAAGAACAGCGAATACCACCGCGTTCTACCAGCCTACGCCGCCCTAAAAGAGCTATACTCGGATCTAGAGGCCATGAAGTTCGGCCCACTTGAGTATCGTGCGGTCCGACATAATCTCCACAACGGGACGAGAAGCCGGCAGTACATCAATACCCTGATGAAGCGGGTGCGATCCTTATTCCGCTGGAGTGCGAGCGAGGGAATACTACCGGTTTCAATCTCCCAGACACTCGAGACCGTAATCCCATTGCGCCCCGGCGAAACACCCGCCAAGGAAACGAAACGAGTCCTACCGGTCGCCCAGGCTCACGTCGATGCGGTTCTAGCAGTGGCACCTAAAGTTCTAGCCGACATGATTCGCGTGCAGCTTCTGTGCGGTTGCCGGCCGGGAGAGGTGTGCCAACTGACTCCCGGCATGATCGACCGCAGGGACGAAGTTTGGATTGCAACTCTCGAAAACCACAAGACTGCCTACCGCGGAAAGCAGCGGGAAATCTTCTTCGGCCCTAGAGCTCAAGAAATTCTGCTGCCTTACCTAGTTCGAGCCGCGACCAGCCCGATCTTTTCCCCGGCCGAAGCGCTCCGCCAACGGCTTGAGGAGCGAGCCCAGAACCGCCGGACGCCGAACAACTGTGGAAACCGTCCAGGCTACACCGCCAGAACTCGCCGGGGAGGAAAGGTAACCTCCACCCCACCCGGCGATGCTTACGAAACGGGGAGCTACGGGCAAGCCATTGGCTACGCATGCAAAAAGGCCGGCATTCCCAAGTGGTCTCCCAACCAACTCAGGCACCTAGCAGCAACGCGTCTGCGGGAGCAGTACGGTCTCGATGCAGCACAAGTCATCCTAGGGCATTCGGAGGTTACTGTAACTCAGATCTACGCGGAGCAGAACCGCTCGAAGGGAATCGGAATAGCCCAACAAGCCGGCTAGAGCCATGCAGAATGCCACCCAAACTCGCGGAAAAAGTGGGAAAACGCGAAGCTTGGGCTCGCCTAGCCGAGAGAACGCCAAGGCATCGCCACTGCCGAATGAGGCGAATAGCTAAACAAAGCAAGGCGAAACTACCAACCAATCCTGGCCGACCGCTGAAAAGCGACCGGCCATTCTCATTGCCTTCCCACTAATTGACAGCAACTGTCAATAACGCGGACAATGCCACCTCGTGACCCAACCTGTCACAGGGCCAACTACGCTCACCCGAATAATGGCAATGCGATGCAAGCCCCACACGATGAAGTGCTAATGATCGATGAACTGGCGACCTACTTGAAAGTCTCCAAATCGACGCACTACAAATTCGTACAAGAAGGAAGGTGGCCGTCGTGCTTCCCCACGGCGCACTCTTCCGGACGGGCAAGGAAGGAGTCATCCGCAAGAAACTCTTGAGCATGGACATCCTCGACGCGGTCATCGGCATGGGACCGAATTTGTTCTACGGAACCGGGCTGGCCGCCTGCATCATGGTGTTTCGCAAAACGAAACCGGCCAAACGAAGGAAGCAAATCCTGATCGTCGACGCGTCCAGCCAATTCAAGAAAGGCCGCGCACAAAACGAGATGCTCTCGAGCCATGTGGATCAGATATTCCAATGGTATCGCGACTATCAAGATGTCGAAGGCGTCGCCCGCTGCGTCTCGCTCAACGAGATCAAAGAAAACGACTGGAATCTGAACATTCCGAGATACATCGAACCGGTGATCGAAGAAGAAACAATCACCGTTGCCGAAGCAATCGAGAATTTAAAAGTCAGCTTGAACGCTGCGTATGAAGCCGAAGATAAACTGAAAACACTACTCAACGACGCTGGTCTACAAGGTGGTGGAGAAAACTTACGATGAAGATAAATGCAACTCGATTGACACTCTACGCGTTACTGGGCGCCGTGGAGGACGATCTTCGCGAAATTCTTGTTTCCAATTTAGGTGAGACGATTCCTCTCCATGAAATACTCGAGCCAGGAGCACTGGAGAGGTGCAAGGAGCGAGCGTTAAACGACGGTCTCGCCACAGTCCATCTTAGTGATGCGATCTATTATTTAGATCTCGGAGACCTTTGCCCTACGTGCAATAGCAACGCAAACTTCTTTTCGCCAGATACAGCAGATTACATTAAGCAGAAGACGGCTCTGATCAGCAAATTGATTGCGATTAGAAATCGAGTTTGTCACTTCCGCCCCCTATTAGGAACTGACTTCACAAATGTCTTTGAAGCGGCACAAGCACTTGCCGATGACGACAATTTGATGTGGGACGCATTGAGGAATTGCCTTGATAAACTTGCTCACGATGCGGGTTTCGTATTGAGTTTGAAAATTCCATCTTGGGATGTCAGCGAAAACGCTATTCCGCACAACTTACCAAACCCAGACTTTGATGAGACGGGATTCATTGGACGACAAACGCAACTCAAGGAGTTAAAGTCACTAATCGATGGGCACTGGAATGTAATTTCGCTTATCGGTGAAGGCGGATTGGGCAAAACAGCAATTGCCTTGCAGGCAGCCTATCACGTTGTTGACAACTGCGCGGATAAATACGACGCAGTCGTCTGGGTAACATCCAAGACGACGGTGTTGACCTCGCACGAAATCAGGCAGATTGAAGGAGCGATCACGAACTCATTGGATTTAGTGTTTAAGGCAATCCATGGGATTGGTGAGAACACAGATCAGGCGAAAGACCCCATCGAGCAATTGATTGAATTAATGACCGCATTTAGGGTTTTTCTGATTGTCGATAATCTAGAGACCGTTCTTGATGACCGAATGCGTGAGTTCTTCGGTAGATTGCCGGATGGATCAAAAGTTCTCGTCACGTCGCGTATTGGTATCGGTGCGTACGACCGCCCCATCAAAATACCTCCGTTTGAAGTCAGGGAGTCAATCGAGCTGCTTCGGAAGATGGCAAAAATCCACAGTCTTAGCACCCTAACTGCCTATTCAAATTCCAGGCTTGAGCCCTACTGCAAACGCATGGGGAATAATCCGCTTCATATCAAGTGGTTTGTACTCTCTGTAGCATCTGGATCCTCACCGGAGAAAGCTCTTGCTGACCCTAGTTTGATTCTTGAATTCTGCTTGTCCAATGTGTATGAGCACCTCACCAGCGACGCTAAGTCTCTCGTTGATATACTGTTTTTTCGCAAACACAATCAAACGACATCAGAGCTTTCATATTTGAGTGAAATGGCTCCGATTGAACTGCGCAAGCGGCTCAATGAATTGCTCACAGCTAATATGGCTGTGAGCTCGAGCACGGCGCTGGCAGGTGGCTTTGAGACTACATACGGAATTACTGAGCTCTGCCGTAAGTACTTGGCACGGCACCATCCGCTTCCGCAAGATCGTCAAAAAGTGCTACAACGAAAGCGTCAGCAACTAGTGGCCGAGAAAGAGCAGCAGCAACAATTGGAAGGTGGACATTTCAACGTAAATTCAGTCGAAGTAAAGTCAAATGGAGATGTTGTTATCGCAAAACTGCTTTCGGATGCGCTTCGCCATACGAAAAAACACGACTTCGATTCGGCTTTTGAGTCATCAGATCAAGCGAGAGAGCTTGCACCAACATTCTATGAAACCTATCGAGTGTCCGCGTGGATAAAGAACGCGTCGGGAGACATTGTTGGTGCTCAAGAGGACTATGAGGAAGCTCTGGAACTCAATCCAAACTCGGTCAAAGTCTTATACTTCTACGCGCAGTTTCAGTTGCGAGCTTTCGATGACGCAGAAGCTGCGGAGAGGCTGTTAGTTAAGGCAGCAGGGCATGCCTCTGATTCCCCGGAGATCAAGCTCGAGTTGGCGCGGTGCAATCTCTACCAAAGCAAGTTCTCTAAATGCAGGGAGATCGCCCTTAGCGTAGCCGAACGCGAAAGTAACACTGAACGACAACGAACGATTGCATTTGATCTAGCACTTCAATCGGAGTATCGGGCTGCCGAAGCATTCCTAGTAAGGCAAGAGGTACAGCTTTCAATAGCCCACATTGAAAACTTCATCAATCTATACCTCAAGATACCTGCCGAGTTCGTTGATTCCAAGATGCAGAAGCATCTATCCAGCATGCTTCCTGTTCCTTACCGTGCTTTCAAGTATCAGTCCGACTCGGTTTCTCGCGAGAGGCTGGATTCGATTATTGAGAAGCTTGAAGAACTTGATCCTAGTAACTCTTTATAC
Coding sequences within it:
- a CDS encoding MotA/TolQ/ExbB proton channel family protein, coding for MPQTVYDWIGLADYCALAAVALFGAYCCLLVWTRVGQKWFKTEEEQDAFLDSIEADLQAGNFEAVEEACEGDPRAVAMLVSLGVQNRHLGYAKVKQLLTERFRRDVLAELENNISWVTTVVKTAPMLGLFGTVTGMIGAFATLASAASVEPTKLAKDINVALYTTAIGLSIAIPLVMALNAVNNRIRHMEELVGSGVTRFLEAFRIGLARREKRSA
- a CDS encoding ExbD/TolR family protein, which produces MSNATLEPYVDDEQDESTEFLQPRAPTSDDELDITPMIDITFLLLIFFLVSSKMTAEQAVPLPPAKHGSLVSPKESVIVIMKRGTGDEAEVQKSDGTPFSSDIEQQNAEVAEYIQQGLDSGKKHVIIRAEETVRHGEIGRVSEAIGESMEEGQMINIAVMEQG
- a CDS encoding outer membrane protein assembly factor BamB family protein, whose amino-acid sequence is MQKQAQQFIELLDSQQLLAPEIIEELYRQVRESRTKLTPELLAKLLVDNGHLTKFQATKLVTQIRDNGAQDAESSEASESVDEELGFAPADNEQPDASAASNVAAVFVDDEDEPIDVAAGDVEEVNDGQEVADPVGLVDAVEVVEVVEAVEVSTPKKSKSAHADRKSTPPRSKAVVKRPAASAANPYDSFRVLGVGLALALVCVAGFFLVRHFWRGNAEKNLQRADDAYEQRSYDQAAKMYQEFADVFTTNENVSYARVRAALAAVRKDAEGAPDPVIGLTTAQAVLPQVANEPAMRDQQSDLAGSLVGLATKFNERADRTEETAARKDLMDQMGKLLEMIENPLFVGNAQRDQQAPTLLRIHEDRKRILREINRDEELASALQAIDEKLAAKDVLGAYQLRKELTRTYPLLLTNAGLMERVQKASEIQQSLVTTSSLNPKLSTAGIEPESGGRIVLANRSGGPAAELAGRIVYVKVKGSVYALDGETGEVRWRKFVGSDFKSDPVRLSPSKESDVMLCDPEQGLVSRLEGKSGEIVWSAELGHPVHVPVVEDEDLFVATYDGSLLSLDSVGGQTKWAIKLPQGVPASPGVARGKSNLYLPAEHSNLYVISRKDGSCQQVYYLDNQAGAIVVPPVVLLGQLFVFENGGSDSAQVRVFELDDAGLIVKESQTPFAVSGNIVVAPQIDGRRLVVLSDLGECIVLDIEPSAKTQKVSSLASVPKSNYRPQSSWLLTDSNKIWVADSRFTGFELQPALQKLKRAWIKNDGDTFTGPPQKFDDIIVHTRRLRGNRGVRVSAVQANTGEPVWENDLGVPVTLIAAPAPGKFDIVNSEGAYYAFDGQRLVNSPDTNPGDGKPSLDFSAPVVLSDGRTILFNRSKPGQLALYSPAGTKLKLFSANFGSGAPSSGAVAVGDNFAVGLDNGQFVVIDPNTGAHAASPYQVTLEPNQKVQWNTPVYLADSQTFVIASDQGQLVRLSAGDALRPLTEVTLENLLEGPLCVMGDQVCAVEASGAGDLLQFFDAASLKEGASLALLGRRVAGPFPIEDGCLVQTDSAIVCVNVDGTQRWKLDFSNSTLVAPPFTSEGQLVLATQAGGLWLVDPTQGDVLGSSDARQAFTSAPIAQSSGFLVGSDEGAVLALPIPTAPSVGGAASEGGL
- a CDS encoding tyrosine-type recombinase/integrase — protein: MRTNPPSYRKHKASGKAVVTLNGRDHYLGKHGSADSKRAYARLIAEWAACQESPTFGIQSHEVTVKQLIASSLSYLRKRHGKGKNSEYHRVLPAYAALKELYSDLEAMKFGPLEYRAVRHNLHNGTRSRQYINTLMKRVRSLFRWSASEGILPVSISQTLETVIPLRPGETPAKETKRVLPVAQAHVDAVLAVAPKVLADMIRVQLLCGCRPGEVCQLTPGMIDRRDEVWIATLENHKTAYRGKQREIFFGPRAQEILLPYLVRAATSPIFSPAEALRQRLEERAQNRRTPNNCGNRPGYTARTRRGGKVTSTPPGDAYETGSYGQAIGYACKKAGIPKWSPNQLRHLAATRLREQYGLDAAQVILGHSEVTVTQIYAEQNRSKGIGIAQQAG
- a CDS encoding SAM-dependent methyltransferase, which gives rise to MAVVLPHGALFRTGKEGVIRKKLLSMDILDAVIGMGPNLFYGTGLAACIMVFRKTKPAKRRKQILIVDASSQFKKGRAQNEMLSSHVDQIFQWYRDYQDVEGVARCVSLNEIKENDWNLNIPRYIEPVIEEETITVAEAIENLKVSLNAAYEAEDKLKTLLNDAGLQGGGENLR
- a CDS encoding ExbD/TolR family protein translates to MALRFQCPACKAVKAANPRLLGREIACPACGAPVQLPSQAQIDEEQRERAEHKRQLAALATVMKQTTTASVVEEVESAESIEHRMAAEERALAANSANFVRPKPPAGEDMDMTPMVDVTFLLLIFFMITASFSVQKSIPRPPPRAEDPSTQVTPDPEDQQDLVTVQVDEFNAYNIITPDWDRICGSKQDLIVALNEAHSGGTPGSQPVKLVIQAHEDCIHGAVIAALDAGREAQFANFEVSTVEQFD